The Borrelia maritima genome contains the following window.
ATTAATTTATATCCCAAAGAACAAATTTTAAAATATTTTATAACACCAAGCTCCTTAAAAAGCTGCAATACAAACACTTACTTCCCTAAATACAATCTATCAGAACATAAGCCATAAAACTTTACTTAGGGCAATGTCTAGCACACTTGCACTCTTACTATAAAAGATAAATGGGCTAATAAAAATGAAGTCTATTAAAATTGAGTTTAAATCCAAAACTATTTACCAATATATTAACTAATATTTGCTCAATATATTCCTCAAAATTAATCAAACGAGAAATTAAAGCTCTCTATTGATAAATAATAGATAAACTAATAGTTTACATAAACTCTTAAAGCCAACCCTATATACGTTTATAAAACGTATACCCTATTTTTTATATATAATCCTTTTTTTAAGGATTAAAGATCCCCAATCATTTTTATTTGAAATTCTGAATTGTTAAAATTTGTTTTTAAAAAATTTTTGCTTTCTATAAATTATTTTCATGCCCAAAAATAATTATCTTGCATCTTATATTGTTTGGCATTCATGGAATCACAGCGCTCATACCTAAAGACACATATTTAAAAGTTAAATGGGGAATAAACAAACTAAAAGCATGCCCATCAAAAACCTTCTTACATTTTAATGCAGAATTAATTTTATTTATAACCCCAATATCTTTATTAATTACACCTTGGGAATCCATTACTTTATTAAGTAAGTCAATATCATTTGATTTCATTAATTCATCTACATCTTGACAATCTAATACATGTCCTTAAGTCTCAAATTCCTGCGGAAAATCCGGCACAGAAAGAAACTCTAAAAAAATTAAACTCGATTTTAGAATTATTTATGCTGTAACATAATTGACATTAATTTTAAACAATTACACCATTTATCTTCTTACTTTTATTCATTAAACTCCATATACTTAAAAATATATATATTAAAATAAATTATTTATATCAAAATGGTCATATATAGTACTGAAACTATTTCAAGTTCACCTAACATCACTTAATTTTAGAATTGTATTTTTAATACCACAATTACTATCTGGATGATTTGTTTTTTCACCTTCACCACCTACTAAAAATTGATTCACACTAATCAATGCCAACCACACCTTTTTTATCATCTTTATTTTTATTATTATTTTTAATATCCAAACATTCAACTTAACAACAAAATAGCTACTGACTACACAAAAAACGAACTTCTAAATAAACTAAAGGATTTTGCAAATTTCCCAGAACAAGATGCTCGCAGTAAATATATAAATTTAGATATTCCCCTGATGTTAAATACAATAAAAAATTTACTGCAAAAGAAATACTTGGTTATATTTATGTAATTTTTTACTCCAATATTTATCAGAATATATTCTACGAGCAATTACAAATAGATTTTTATAAAATTATTTTTATAGATAATACTGAAATATTTGAAATACTTAGTAAACTTGGAACAGAGCTCATTAATTCTCATTTACTAAAAGTTATTCCAACGCTAAATAACAAAATTGGAAAATGTTTTTCATTTTTAGATGGAATTCTAAAACAAAATCCAATCATAAAAAAAGTTTTTTACAAATAAGAAACAAATGAGCCTTACTATAACCAAACTTCTAGATTTACGAATGTTTCTAAAGAATAATATAATTATACTGTTGAGGATTGCCAAACTTAAAAAGTTGCTTAACTTATAGAAAGGCAGAGAAATGCTCCTAAAAAGGGGTTGAACATCTCGAGTTATCAAAACAATTCATTATACAATTGGCATACAAAAAGAAATAGACAGTATAATTTTTCAAATCTAAAAAGAGTTTAGGAAACTGCTTAAACCCTACATTAAAATCTGCTTAGCACAGCAAAGTAATTCAAATGATATTTTAGGAACAAATTCATCTTCAAACATAAAATCTATAAATTGCGCTAATATTTCATTATTAAAACTTAGTTATTAGGAAATAATATTAATATGAAAAAATAAGTTTATTTTTACTTTTAATATTCAATTTAAATGCTGACTTGGATAAGCTTATAAAAAAATATACAAAAGCTAAAAAAGCTTTTTCTAAAGAAAATTTCAATTTAATTAACAAAAAAATCAGATAATTATGATTTTGAAGATGAGCATCTGATAAACACTTTTTTTCTATGCCTAACAAATTATAGAGCATTTAAAAAAATTGGAATTAAAGAAAAAGATGTTTTTTTAGATGCTCTTAACTTTACAGGTTGTCTTATAAAGACAAATTAATAACTTCCACATCTCCACTTACTGGAATCATAAAATTTTAGAAAATAATGTATCTTATAGGCGGTAATCCGGATGATGTTTTTTCCTGTTTAACAACATTGAATTAACTTTGCTGAGAAATATAGAGACAAAGCTAGAGATAAGTTTAAAGAAGCTTATTCTGAAAAGAAAATAAATACGGTTAAATAAATATTAATCGACTTACCTAAAGATTTGAATGAAATTATTAATTTCATTCAAAATATTATTAGGGCTTAAAGAAATTCTCCTACTAAAGAGCTTCTTTAAGCCCTACAATTGTAAATGACTCATAAGGTAGCTCAAATGAAAATCTTTTTCATTTACTACGTTACTTTTAGTATAGCTCAAATTAGAATTAAAATCAATTTATCTTTATATAAAATCGGAATTTACCTAACTCTCAACATTTAATTTTTATGCAATTTTTGTATAAAAGTATTTACTTTTATACAAAAATTGTGCATTATTATATTATAAATTCTCATTAAGGAGCCTAAAAATGCAAATCTTTTCAAAAAAAACAAATTATCGTAACAAGTTACAACACAAATTAATAGTTCTTATCTCAACACTCTGCTATATAAACAATAAACATAAAAAATATTCACAAAGCAACATACTTTATTACTTTAATGAAAATCTAAAAAGAAATGGTCAAACTACCACTACACTAAGAACAATGCAAAATTATCTTTATAAATTAGAAAAAGAAATAAAAGTAACAACTAACTACTACAAACACTTGGGGGTAAATTGCGGAACTGAAATTTACTACAAACTTAATTATCCTAAAAAAGAGTGTTATCTTAAAATCAATCAACATTTTAAAGAGAAAAAAAACTGTAGATTTAAATCCAGAGCTAATAACTATCTTAAAGACAAATTTAATAAAAATGGGAATGTAGATTTAGTGGAGTGTTTTAATAATAAAAATAATAATACAAAAGAAGAAAAAAAAATTAACCAAATAGAAACGTATCAAATTAAAAAGTATTTTAATAAGTGTAACTTTTTATCAAAAAAAACTCTTCCAATTTTAAATTTAGATATTAATAAAGATGAATTGATTGAAATACTTAAAATTATAAAAAGAATTGAAATTAACCTAACAAAAAATAAAAATATACATTTAAATAAATCTTACTTTAAAGAAAAGCAAAACAAATTAAAGAAAATATTAATCAACACCCAACAACAGTTAGAAAAAAAAGGATACAATGCTGAACAATTAGAAATAAATATTAAAAAAATATATGAAAATTACAAAACCAAACCTCATTTTATCGTTGAATATCAAAAATATAACGATTTATATAAAATAAAACGCAAATTAGAAAAATCAATTGAAGTCAAAAAAGAAATCTCACAAGAAGATTACGAGAATATAAAGATAAACATCATTTTTAATATACTCAT
Protein-coding sequences here:
- a CDS encoding type ISP restriction/modification enzyme is translated as MFYSNIYQNIFYEQLQIDFYKIIFIDNTEIFEILSKLGTELINSHLLKVIPTLNNKIGKCFSFLDGILKQNPIIKKVFYK
- a CDS encoding plasmid maintenance protein, encoding MQIFSKKTNYRNKLQHKLIVLISTLCYINNKHKKYSQSNILYYFNENLKRNGQTTTTLRTMQNYLYKLEKEIKVTTNYYKHLGVNCGTEIYYKLNYPKKECYLKINQHFKEKKNCRFKSRANNYLKDKFNKNGNVDLVECFNNKNNNTKEEKKINQIETYQIKKYFNKCNFLSKKTLPILNLDINKDELIEILKIIKRIEINLTKNKNIHLNKSYFKEKQNKLKKILINTQQQLEKKGYNAEQLEINIKKIYENYKTKPHFIVEYQKYNDLYKIKRKLEKSIEVKKEISQEDYENIKINIIFNILIEQLRKETKIEVLKPIIKVYLNSKKKLEYNKVFNTYYYELLEITKKEKIFNVKKC